The Triticum aestivum cultivar Chinese Spring chromosome 3A, IWGSC CS RefSeq v2.1, whole genome shotgun sequence genome includes a region encoding these proteins:
- the LOC123057664 gene encoding transcription factor MYB62 → MSRRKGAAAAGGGGAGPMEMAAMEEEAAELRRGPWTLEEDNLLMSYIACHGEGRWNLLARCSGLKRTGKSCRLRWLNYLKPDIKRGNLTAEEQLVILELHAKWGNRWSRIAQHLPGRTDNEIKNYWRTRVQKQARQLKVDANSAVFRDAVRCYWMPRLLDKMSMAAASTAAPPPLMEQHGHGVVTSSQSAAIGSDQLCCYPPAGFDPSPSASTSGSTAAAALQPAPVPCFSELNWEDQYCYPSGGDLDGGAGGMELDSAALLGSLGLDGLDLGPAESYLPDATLLDYLNYSSCTANAMNMMVMNGGNYNNSYCGGDAMVDGDHHDPTTATTCHAARKLAGEWGGGI, encoded by the exons ATGTCACGGAGgaaaggagcagcagcagcaggaggaggaggagctgggccCATGGAGAtggcggccatggaggaggaagctgcCGAGCTGAGGAGAGGCCCCTGGACGCTGGAGGAGGACAACCTCCTCATGAGCTACATTGCTTGCCACGGCGAGGGCCGCTGGAACCTCCTCGCCCGCTGCTCTG GGTTGAAGAGGACGGGGAAGAGCTGCCGCCTCCGGTGGCTGAACTACCTGAAGCCTGACATAAAGCGGGGGAACCTGACGGCGGAGGAGCAGCTGGTCATCCTGGAGCTCCACGCCAAGTGGGGCAACCGGTGGTCGCGGATCGCGCAGCACCTCCCCGGCCGCACCGACAACGAGATCAAGAACTACTGGCGGACCAGGGTGCAGAAGCAGGCGAGGCAGCTCAAGGTGGACGCCAACTCCGCCGTCTTCCGCGACGCCGTCCGCTGCTACTGGATGCCGCGCCTCCTCGACAAGATGTCCATGGCCGCTGCTTccacggccgcgccgccgccgttgaTGGAGCAGCACGGCCACGGCGTCGTGACCTCCTCGCAGTCGGCCGCAATCGGCAGCGACCAACTCTGCTGCTACCCTCCCGCCGGCTTCGACCCGAGCCCGAGCGCGTCCACGTCGGGATCGACGGCGGCAGCCGCGCTGCAACCGGCGCCGGTGCCCTGCTTCTCCGAACTCAACTGGGAGGACCAGTACTGCTACCCGAGCGGAGGCGACCTCGACGGTGGCGCCGGTGGGATGGAGCTGGACTCGGCGGCGCTGCTGGGaagcctcggcctcgacgggctggACCTAGGGCCGGCAGAGTCGTACCTCCCGGACGCTACGCTCCTCGACTACCTCAACTACTCGAGCTGCACTGCCAACGCCATGAACATGATGGTGATGAACGGCGGCAACTACAACAACAGCTACTGTGGCGGTGACGCCATGGTGGACGGCGATCACCACGacccgacgacggcgacgacgtgcCACGCGGCGAGGAAGCTGGCAGGCGAGTGGGGAGGAGGAATCTAG